From Vitis vinifera cultivar Pinot Noir 40024 chromosome 14, ASM3070453v1, a single genomic window includes:
- the LOC100243237 gene encoding uncharacterized protein LOC100243237 — protein MWALIMVQQSLNPTSLACCLLQVLISSLLSITAAMARPLPSLALQNISFLTLPAATVFFLIIAIFSIISLVSFLCASHRITKPHKLKEEGKGAVKSKLVRSLNSNISSKALLMVKMVSWRKVQVEGEEGDYNSDGDDDEAVWKRTIMMGERCRPLDFSGKIAYDSQGNLLPNSPNKKHYSALVSLENS, from the coding sequence ATGTGGGCACTAATTATGGTCCAACAAAGCTTAAACCCCACTTCTCTCGCCTGCTGCCTTCTTCAAGTCCTTATTAGCTCGCTTCTCTCAATCACTGCTGCCATGGCAAGGCCTCTTCCAAGCCTCGCCCTTCAAAATATTTCATTCTTAACTTTACCTGCAGCCACCGTCTTCTTCCTAATCATCGCCATCTTCTCTATCATTTCATTAGTATCTTTTCTTTGCGCTTCTCACAGAATCACAAAGCCACACAAGCTAAAGGAAGAAGGAAAGGGTGCAGTCAAGAGTAAGCTTGTTCGGAGTCTAAACAGCAATATCAGTAGCAAAGCTCTTTTGATGGTGAAGATGGTATCTTGGAGAAAGGTGCAGGTggaaggagaagaaggagaTTATAATAGTGATGGTGATGACGACGAAGCAGTTTGGAAGAGGACGATTATGATGGGTGAACGATGTCGGCCACTGgatttttccgggaaaattgctTATGATTCTCAAGGAAATCTTCTGCCCAATTCGCCAAATAAGAAGCACTATAGTGCCCTTGTTTCTTTGGAAAACTCCTAA